One Fusobacterium simiae DNA window includes the following coding sequences:
- a CDS encoding DUF3100 domain-containing protein, protein MKNIKLHFIALCLVVISEYIGIVKFNLGKGIIALFPMLYAMVFGVLTKFFRITNEKDMEDAGSLVSVTLLLLMAKYGTTIGPSFPKLVSASPALILQEFGNIGTVLLGVPIALFLGLKRETIGATHSIAREPNVAIIADKYGLDSPEGEGVLGVYIVGTVFGTIFIGLLASFLAAYTPLHPYSLAMASGVGSASMMTASVGALSTLYPDMADTIAAFGASSNLLSGLDGVYMSIWIALPLTEYLYKKFSKEGK, encoded by the coding sequence ATGAAAAATATAAAACTACATTTTATTGCACTATGTTTAGTTGTAATTTCAGAATATATAGGTATAGTTAAATTTAATTTGGGAAAGGGAATAATAGCTTTATTCCCAATGTTATATGCAATGGTTTTTGGTGTTCTTACAAAATTTTTTAGAATAACAAATGAAAAAGATATGGAGGATGCAGGTTCATTAGTAAGTGTTACTTTGCTTCTATTAATGGCAAAATATGGAACAACAATAGGTCCATCTTTTCCAAAATTAGTTTCTGCTAGTCCAGCTTTAATATTACAAGAGTTTGGAAATATAGGAACTGTACTTTTAGGAGTGCCTATTGCTCTATTTTTAGGATTAAAAAGGGAAACAATAGGTGCAACTCACTCAATAGCAAGAGAACCAAATGTTGCTATAATTGCTGATAAATATGGATTAGACTCTCCTGAGGGTGAAGGAGTTTTAGGAGTATACATAGTAGGAACTGTTTTTGGAACTATTTTTATAGGCTTACTTGCTTCATTTTTAGCAGCATATACTCCTCTTCATCCTTATTCACTTGCAATGGCATCAGGTGTAGGTTCTGCCAGTATGATGACAGCTTCTGTCGGAGCTTTATCAACTCTATATCCAGATATGGCAGATACTATTGCTGCTTTTGGTGCTTCAAGTAATCTTTTATCTGGGCTTGATGGAGTTTATATGTCAATTTGGATAGCTCTACCTTTAACAGAATACCTATATAAAAAATTTAGTAAGGAGGGGAAATAA